GGTTCGATTGTCCCTTAGCGATGGAGCACGGGCCCTCCAGTCTACCGTCTGCCGGCCCCCGACGGCATCATTGATGTAGGGGCGGGATGCTAATCCCGCCCGCGGTTTATCCGCGCCATCACCGCTGTCCGGGCCGTCACATTTCTTGCACGTGCAACGAACCCTTGGCCGGGTTCGTTGCGCAAGAAATGCGCCGGCCCTGCGTTACCGACGGTTGGGCGCGGTTAGGTAACCACGTAACGGCGGCGGGGACGCCGGCCCCCGCCCTACAGGGCTGTCGGTTAGCGGCGGGGGCGGGAGATTCATCCCACACCCCCGCCCCTACGTGCATCATGGTCATCGTGTTAACGGCTGATGACGAACCGGCGGCTGGCCGAGGCGTTATCGCCGGCGATTCGGGCGATGTAGACACCCTGCGGGTAACCTGCTACGTCGAGGAGGAGGGAATGGCGGCCCGGGGTGGGCTCCAACGCCTCCGTACTGATCCGGCGGCCGGAGAGGTCGTACACCCTGAGTGTGGCACTCTGAGCTTCAGGCAAGAAGTAAGTTAAAGTCAGGCTGTCCGTGGCCGGGCTGGGCCAGGGGGCCTCCAGGGTCAGCGTCCGCTCGATCTCGGGAACGACCACGGCCTCCGTGGGACCGAAGCGCTCGGTGCGACCCTCGCTATCCGTTGTTTCCAGCCAGTAGACGTAACTCCCGCCGGGCTCGACGCCCCGATCCAGCCAGCGGCGGGTCTCACCGGGCAGCGAGCCGCTGACGGCGACGGGTTCATTCTCCCCGCGCAGGACGCGGACATCGGCGGGCACGTCGCCGCTGACCGTCCAGCCCAGCAGCACGCCGTCATCGGCGGGCGAAGCCGCCAGCTCGACGTCGTCGAGGCCGACATCCTCCGGCACGTAGAAGGTCCAGGTCTCGCTGGACCAGGTTTCGAGATAGCCGTCGGTGGCCACGACCTTCCAGTAGTAGATGGTTACCGGGCTCAGCTCGGCGTCGCTGAACTGGTACTCGGAGTCGGTCAGGTCGCTGATTTCTTCGTGGGGATCGAAGTCGGACTCGGTAGCGTACCAGAGATCGTAACTGACGGTGGGATAGTCCGGGGCGTCCTCCCAGTCGCACAGGGGATAATCGTCCACGGTGGAACCGTCGCCGGGAGATAGCAGCGAGAAGGCGGGAGGAGCTGCATTATGCCAACTGTACTTGAGATCGTCGTTGGTGCCGTCGTAGTACGAGATATGCGGGTTGTCGCTGGTATCCAGCACCAGGGAGGTGTAC
The sequence above is drawn from the Candidatus Coatesbacteria bacterium genome and encodes:
- a CDS encoding T9SS type A sorting domain-containing protein yields the protein DRTNWDLKYAAWNGASWELETVDSSGNVGLYTSLALDSSGNPHISYYDETNGYLKYAAWNGASWEVETVDSDADVGEYTSLALDAGGNPHISYYDKTNDDLKYAAWNGSSWELETVDSDGVVGGYTSLVLDTSDNPHISYYDGTNDDLKYSWHNAAPPAFSLLSPGDGSTVDDYPLCDWEDAPDYPTVSYDLWYATESDFDPHEEISDLTDSEYQFSDAELSPVTIYYWKVVATDGYLETWSSETWTFYVPEDVGLDDVELAASPADDGVLLGWTVSGDVPADVRVLRGENEPVAVSGSLPGETRRWLDRGVEPGGSYVYWLETTDSEGRTERFGPTEAVVVPEIERTLTLEAPWPSPATDSLTLTYFLPEAQSATLRVYDLSGRRISTEALEPTPGRHSLLLDVAGYPQGVYIARIAGDNASASRRFVISR